From Miscanthus floridulus cultivar M001 chromosome 15, ASM1932011v1, whole genome shotgun sequence, the proteins below share one genomic window:
- the LOC136508186 gene encoding uncharacterized protein: protein MGNSQASPASASSSRFVMASRAFSKQELDGLRGLFTSLAAQSQTSGRAISRPVFPEYYGVRGPLGDRLFQLVVKESGGSDGVTFEDLIISKATYGRGTRDEVDEFIYQLCDVTGDGALTRSDLESVLASVHETVFAAKKEVGEGSDSRPFEAFLNSAVFSKDAEGVSEKSMSLSDFRNLCILLPSLRKFLGNLLMPPDSGRPGFEVPLLHYPENISTDLLLLNKEYAWHIGGGFSQHEVQEWKLLYHSSLHGQSFNTFLGKVTNGDAQTVLIVKDTEGSIYGGYASQPWERHSDFYGDMKTFLFKLYPQASIFRPTGANKNLQWCAINFSSENIPNGIGFGGQPHHFGLFLCANFDQGHSFTCSTFTSPPLSKTNRFRPEVIECWGIQMRGAQDEKLELVKGTVLERFKEDRNMLKMVGLANASD from the exons ATGGGCAATTCGCAGGCTTCGCCAGCGTCCGCCTCCAGCTCCCGCTTCGTCATGGCGTCGAG GGCCTTCTCGAAGCAGGAGCTGGACGGCCTCCGCGGCTTATTCACCTCCCTCGCAGCGCAGTCGCAGACCAGCGGCCGCGCCATCTCACGCCCCGTCTTCCCC GAATACTATGGGGTGCGGGGGCCATTAGGCGACAGGCTGTTCCAGCTGGTGGTGAAGGAGAGTGGCGGGAGCGATGGGGTCACGTTCGAGGATTTGATCATCTCCAAA GCAACATATGGAAGGGGAACTCGAGATGAGGTTGATGAATTCATTTATCAACTGTGTGATGTCACAGGAGATGGTGCCTTAACAAG GTCTGATTTGGAATCTGTGTTGGCATCCGTTCATGAAACTGTATTTGCAGCAAAGAAGGAAGTTGGCGAAGGTTCCGACAGCAGGCCATTTGAAGCATTCCTCAACTCTGCAGTATTTTCAAAGGATGCTGAAGGGGTCTCAGAGAAGTCTATGTCATTATCAGACTTTAGGAACCTGTGCATTCTCTTGCCATCATTGAGGAAGTTCCTTGGAAATTTGTTGATGCCCCCTGATTCAG GTAGACCAGGGTTTGAAGTACCACTGCTTCATTATCCTGAAAACATCTCCACTGATTTGCTGCTTCTAAATAAAGAGTATGCCTGGCATATTGGAGGAGGCTTTTCCCAACATGAGGTGCAAGAGTGGAAGCTTTTATATCACAGTTCTCTTCATGGACAAAGCTTCAACACTTTCTTAGGCAAAGTAAC GAATGGAGATGCTCAGACTGTTCTGATTGTTAAAGATACTGAAGGATCAATTTATGGTGGATATGCATCACAGCCTTGGGAAAGACACAGTGATTTTTATGGTGACATGAAGACATTCCTCTTCAAATTGTATCCTCAAGCATCCATTTTCCGCCCTACTGGAGCAAACAAGAATTTGCAATGG TGTGCTATAAACTTCAGCTCTGAGAACATACCCAATGGTATTGGATTTGGAGGGCAGCCACATCATTTTGGACTCTTTTTATGTGCAAATTTCGATCAAGGGCACTCATTTACTTGTAGCACGTTTACCAGCCCTCCCCTTTCCAAGACAAATAGGTTCAGGCCAGAAGTTATTGAATGTTGGGGTATACAAATGAGAGGAGCACAAGATGAAAAACTGGAGCTAGTCAAGGGGACAGTCCTCGAGAGATTCAAGGAGGACCGGAACATGCTAAAGATGGTTGGTTTGGCAAATGCAAGTGATTAA